One genomic segment of Lytechinus pictus isolate F3 Inbred chromosome 18, Lp3.0, whole genome shotgun sequence includes these proteins:
- the LOC135157476 gene encoding zinc finger MIZ domain-containing protein 1-like, with translation MAGEVSVERHVLQTIERLACIQKQLSNQNSFQTAARELLEWCTDIRAFQRQFESSLINCLTIVSQVAPQGGYDLDLGYRLLAVCAANRDKLSQKSSGK, from the exons atggCTGGCGAGGTGTCCGTGGAGCGACATGTTCTTCAGACCATTGAGAGGTTAGCCTGCATACAAAAG CAATTATCAAACCAGAACAGTTTCCAGACTGCCGCCAGGGAGCTACTAGAGTGGTGTACAGATATAAGGGCATTCCAGAGACAGTTTGAGTCTTCTCTGATCAACTGCCTCACA ATTGTGAGCCAAGTAGCACCACAGGGAGGCTACGATCTAGACTTGGGATACAGGCTTCTTGCTGTATGTGCCGCTAACAGGGATAAACTCAGCCAGAAATCATCAGGTAAGTGA